The region gaaaatgttgGTAAAATATAATCGAATTCATATCTTGTGTGTTAGTGTCGTTTTCGAAATTCCTAAGATGGCGAAAATAAAAGATGATCCCTTTAACCCAAAAATATATAGGCATACCATTCGAAAATCGATTATTCAAATAAATGTTATAGATACTATAAATAGTTTAGAAAATAGAAGTGAATGTAACTTGTgaaattaactacccattactaaactaaACCCATTAACTTACTAGAGATTcatctaaaaataaaataagacaagttgttagtcatacaaaacaaataaaatacacaacaaGTTAAATAAGGAGGAGAGGAAAGGGTTAAATGGATCTGGCCCATTTATTAAGGCCCACACGCTGTGAACTGTTCACGTCACTGGGCTTAAGCCCAGTAGATTTCTTTGTATTGCTGCCACGGCTATCACTGTTTATTGGGCCTTGGCCCAgatttgttttctattttttttttgctgcagATAGGGAGGCTGACACGGAGGAAGTCatattgggcctttggcccaacgCCAAAATGCGGAGAAGACAAGTCCGAGAGACTCGTATACgatagtcatgcataaaaaaaaaaaaaagaattagtatACGAGCGATGGATAAtgttaaacatgtaaagaaaTATAAATTCAGACAAATCTTGCAGGTCATGTATACTCTATGTTTATTTGAAGTATACCTCATGCATACACACTCATAAGGATGTATAGAAGGTCAATATCGGAAAGCTTTTGCCCCCGTTCTCCCGatgttgcacaagttccaagggatttcacgaatcccaggcatggctaacaccgaGGAGGGTTCAAGCTTGATCCATAATGACCGATCTAGCCTCCCTATCAATGTGTTCTCATAAAGGTTTACCGGTAATATACATAGGTATACATGACCAACTGAAATATATTCACAATAGCACACAAAGTTTACGCCGCCCCACATCGATAACAAAGTTTAAAGAGAACACGGGAAGCGATTATGCAAGATAACCTcggataaattttaaaataggcTTCGAAGAAAAACAGAGAAAAACACATACGACTGGCACATAACAAATTTCAAGCATGGAGAGGTTTTCACTGTGGACTCCCTCAACACAAGCAAACCAACAGATCTTTAAACGTACAAACAAACGTCAATTGTTCTTCAGCCCGACATTTCAAGTGAGGTGGAAATCACAAACCATACTAGAtcatcatttctttcttaaatagAATGGTATAGCAAACTGAAAATTCATTCCTAATATTAAGTTATAGAGAGAACTCAGAATGTCTTTCAAGAGAAATGCATCTTGTGGAAGGTAAACAAATTTATCTTAAAAGGGAGAAAGACTTGAGACAGAACTGGGAATAGATTTGCGCGAGGATATGCATTCAGTTAGACTAGCTAAATACAGACTTGGATTTGCACGAGGTTATGACATACAATAACAGCTAAGTAAAGACAGGTCTTAAGGGAGCATATTCTTAAGGCTGTGCGCATTTCCTATTCTTAGCTAAATACAGCAATTATAGGCTTCGAACAGAGGGATAACGCCAGGCTAGTTTCGGAGCATGAGGGGCATACACAGTCCATTTTAAGCAAGTGTATCATAATTATTTTAAGACAGGAGCGTGTATTGAGGTAACTGGGCTGGTACATGGCTAGATACAACTAACCTAGTCCTAAATATACTAATCTAGGAGGCATGGCTTGTACAGATTTCAAGACCGAAGGAGATATGAACACGCAAGATCTATATCAAACATCATTTTATTTTGGGATTAGATAACAGCCACTCTGTAATGCAACAAACAAAACCAGCAACTATATAAAGGAGGAAGAGATTAGTCCTATAAGTAACCCGCTAATGAGCCAAACTGAACTAAGAAACAAGGAATCAACCCAACTCTATGCATCATCAAGTTAAACTGACCAAATACAACAACTGAGCTGGACAGGAAAACAAGCGTCGCATAATAAccaaattatattaactaacaTGACAACTAGGTTAACAAGATATGGATCTCACGCTAGGTAATAACAACTAAGTTGAACTAAACCAGACATGGTAACTAAACCAAACAAATAACAGGGAAACAGACACAGCAAAACCGAATCAAGCAAGTAAACACCAAACAATAGAGAGGAATGTAAGAAAATAACAGAGCATAGAAGATTATCATCCAAGCGCAAAGAATTAGAACTAAACTAATCGACGCGGACTCACAAACAAACTGAACTACGAAAATAAGGATAAACTAAAACAGAAGGAAATTACTATCTAAGTCAACAAAAACCACAACAGACCAAATCCATCCAAATTCTCAAACGAACTGAactacatattaaaaaaaaaaactcggaCAAGGAAGAAAATTACATTTTTGCGGTACAGCGAACGGGGCGTCGAGGCCTCGAATCTATGCTCGAATACGAACTAACTCGGACTCAAAAAGGTCTTTCGAATCGAGAATTTTAATATCCGCCGCAGCTGTGTATCCTTTTAAAAACGAAGTTTAGCTTGAATAATTTCAAACCCAAGTAATAACTAAACCCGAACAGAGCGAGATTTGAACGAATCCAAGATTTAGAGTAGGAGTGAAAATAGAAACTTTTTGATGTCATCCCCCCTCTTCGGCTATGGACTTAAGGTCCTTTTTATAGTAGATGAAAAAAAACTAGGGTTTGCTATGGTTCGAATTTCAGGCGGGATGTTGAACTCAATTCAAAGTTGAGTCAACCACTTTGCAGATCCGAACGTTGAGGTCTTTGCTTCGAATCTTGCTCAAAAAGGACGAATCTTCTCTGGTATTGAAGATCGTCCGCGTCTCGAAACCACAAAAGGGAGATTCTCCTCTGTCAACGACAGAGTAAGTAGGTGAACGGACAAATTTTGCGTGTGAATGGAAAGGAGGACTGTGTAGGACTAAAGGGGCTGAGGTTTTGGCTAAAAATGGATGAGGGAGAGAAGAGAGATGAGGGACGGCGTTGCACGAGAATGGAGTGGCAAAAATCTGCCATTATTATGAAGCTTTGTTATTTTCTAAAAATGGAGTGGAAAGGGAGAGAAAATGTGCGgctgtgaggaagaaagattaGGGCTGTGTATTCAAATGGGTTGTGGTCTTAATTTCGGATTGGGCTGCTTTGGCCGAAAATTGGACCATTTGTATTGTTGGccttttcccaatttctcatGCCTCTtcataaaaattataacttGGAAAGTATGTGTAATAATCATACAATTAGTAGTTAATAGTAATAAGGATATAATTCAATGTTACTAatttattactaataacaaactataaatatatagataatgTAATAATAGTATAGAAAATGTTATCTAGCTTATCTTTATGATTAACAAGTGATAAATAAGTAGTAATGTGAGGGTAATATTAAAATACTAATTGTAATAAAGTAGCGTTACCTGTAAACAATGGCAGCTTTAATAATAACATAGTAGTGAGTAAAAGTATTTAGATTATCAATGAAATTAGAAGCCCACGGAACTAAATCGGAATagatgagggacaaaattgggtgtcaacaaatAATATGTGTCATGTATTTATTGAATTGTTACAAGTATCGGATTTAAATAGGTTTTCACCCTATATAATTACTACTTCATCTTGTCTGTGACTACTGTGACTGAGCAacaagtttaagaaagaaattaatACTTTCCAAACTTATATAACTTAAAAGAGGTTATGAGATTTTTGTAACTATAAAATCTCATGAAATGCAAACAATAAGGTCTaagatatttttataaaattaaaagtaaaaggaaaaaagaaacctacctatttgatttttttctgGTGTTATGGTGCCTTTTGGCaagtaaaaaaagaatttgaggataataataattcgAACTAActacttttaaaaattaaaatgtagtAATTGTAACGACGAACCAAGATAAGATCTCTGCCCATATACAATTTTTCATCAGGAAGTCTTGAAGTTATGCAAACATATTTTGGTTTACCTTCACGGTTTGATAGATAATTTAACAAACTAGAagtttattagaaaaaaaaaattgagttaacTAAACAATTTAACATGGAACAATCATCAAGAAAAAAACTGAAACAAAGTGGACAATGACGTATTCATCCTATCAATTGGAAAGTTAGATTAGAGCGTCTAGTTTAGATTAGTGCAAAAagagaaacaaaacaaaacttttaataataaatataagtaACAAAAGTCCGAGGGGATAATATCAAAAGCTCCATGTTTGTCAAGTTGCATGGCCATCAAATGTTTGATGTGAACTAAATTATAGAATGTGACactttaggggtcatttggtattGGGGATTAGGATAATGATTTTGGGATAAAATGCAGGAATATTTAATCCCGGATTTGGTtatagttattaattagtccCGCGATTATTCTATCCCACCACGACCCTTACGGATTCTATCATAGTTCATTTGATTACTGaatttgaaattaattatttatatttatttgagttTAAGTTTTGTGCACGGTCAACGTCCACAGCTTCTCACACCATCAGGTAGTTTTGAAGGTAATTAATCATAGTACCTTATTAATTAATAAAGTATTatcttttctaaaaaaaaaattactaaataaaattcTTAAGGCAAGTCGGATCCTAATTTTGGTGTAACTAAAATTATTTCCAAGTTGTACTTGTAATTAGAATTATTTCCTTTTCCAACATTATTTAAGTACAATTTTTCTTCATAGATTTTGTTCAAACTCAATCGTCAATATCGGTTAAAtcactgatttggagattttggTGCTAAAGTTCATGGACTTTATTTATCTAATTCAAATAGTCTACATGCAAATTGAATATATACACTAGAGAACTTAATGCTATACCCTTTCTCCTTACACTTTTTCCAAATATTTGGTGTTTAGGTTGATACCAATCTTCACAACAAATTTGGCAAAAAGACTACTGTCACATCTGTGATATGGGTACAAGAGGCAAAAAGAGTGAGGAAACGGATGAGTAATTAAATCACTGATtggtgaaaaagaaattaaaataatattgaTTTGAGAGACCAGTTAATATTACCTGATGGTATAAAAAAAGTGTACATTGACAGTgcacaaaatttaaattctattttattttagtgAATTCAATGATTGTACGTGAAACTAATTGGAGCATGTCAATATGAGACGCTACTTTTGAAGATCAAACTTCTCCGCAACACCTCATCAAGGCCCCCAACGAGGCCAACACTCCatgtaggcgtttggccatgcgaTTTCAAACTATGGTTTCaaaccagcgtttggacatgcattttcactcatgatttgaaaccatggtttcaacttttttaaatataaaatttaacccataaacttatatttttataaaaaaagactcataagttggtagatatttttaacaattacccccatcaatcatttaccaatctcattaacttccaccaaccttttatttatgtctatcaacctttaatttatgtgggaggattatattaaagagttacattattattcatgttaaattttcatttttattgaattaaagtttgattaattgatgttgtattttttagaaaggtcttctagtagtgtactaattttgttatgaactatgacttgctcatttagtaagattgtataagaattgaaaatattttaatagttttcacaattttgaggggttttatgtctataagagaaaatataacttaaaatattcaaattgcatgtctaAATATAGTTTGAAACCATGGGGCCTTAGTGGCTCAACATTCAAAACTTGAGTGGATAATGGGCTTGTCCTATTCTTATTCGAGCCTATGACATGCCTCTGACCCACAAATCACGCGATGCACACTTCCCGTTAAAACAGCTGTCTTGTGAGAGCTAAGAGACTAATGTAATGGAAGTACCATATAGAAAGTGtacctccaaattccaaactatCAAACTTGATGAGGAACTCCACTTGTCTTCTTCCATTCAAACCTTGCTGAACAGTGGCAATGAGCTTGCTTGCCATTTAAGTTGAATTGTGGTTCGCTGAGAACTTACAACCTTAATGTAGCTGCTGAGTAATCCGCTGGATTTGCTAGCTTGTAGGACGGGCTATAAGAGTTTTTTTTGGTCATGGGTTGAGAACATGAATTGGACtatacaacaaacaacaatataATTGGACTATATGAGATCGAATCTTCTGTTGTTCCTCAATAGCGCAGTGGTAGAGCTGTCTGCTATCCCTAGAGATTTTTGATAGCTAATATTGATGACAAAAGTAAACGACCCCAACCTAATGTGTATTTGGATTAGTAGATAGAAAAGAGGATTCATCGCCATACaacaaagtaaatattttttcgaGACGAATAGAACATGCAACACATCTAGAGAGACAGTATAATGCTTGCTCGTTGCTCCTACCCAAGGAAAAGAAGCCTGAATGAGTAAAAACACCATATTCCTTCATGACAGTCTATACATAATTACAATAAAGTGTAAGAGAAGTAAACCAGTTTTTTACTTTGATACAAATAATCATGGATTATACAGTAAAGTTACTAAGGGAAGAAAAGTTCATTCAAGAATCAGTTCAATTCTCTGTCATTGAGTTCTTATACATCCAACATGAAATCTTACATTACTTTAGAGATCATTGAGAATTCTATGTCAGCTTAAAATGCAGGCATTACctcattaaaagagaaaaatagcaGACAACACAAAAGGTTACAACTAATTACaaaaacaacatacccagtgttatcccacaagtggggtgtGGGGAGTGTGGTGTGTACGCAGCCTTACTcctaccttgtgaaggtagagaggttgtttccaatagaccctcggctaAACTAAAGCATATCAAATCAGGTATGAAAAGGAAATGCAGTTGTGAAGAAGCCGTGCTGAAAATAATGGAGAAAAGAACAGTAGCGACGACAAACAACAGGATAACCGAAGCAAGGGAAACAACAGGTAATAATAAAAGCGAAGAATAAGATAGTAGGAGAgtgataacaataataataataataatactgaaAAATGAAACTAGACAGCGTtcgactacctactaaccttctagcCTAATCATCACCCTCCATATCCCCCTATCTGAAACACAATAAATATCATTGTCCAGTATAAGGGAAGACAATGTCCAGTATAAAGGAAGACAAGTAAATATTACTGGATAACTTTCACCCAAGGTCATAGAACAAGTGTTCTAGCTAGTGCACAACAGCAACAGCTTATGTGACGACCTTTTGCACACAGGGCATGCACAGTCAACAGTACAAAAGATCAAAGTGATAATCTCCACTGCAAATAGTTACATTAACTGAAACTGGTCCTGAACAACTAttgaaaaacaagagaaattaaTAATGTCGACGTACAATGTCAAATTTAGCAAATAGGCAATGTAGATATCAGATTTAGCAAGGACATTGTTAAACCAGACATTATCCAAATAAAGCTCAAATATTGTCCAAGTTCCATCACTAGCTATAACAAGAGAATCAACAAGTCATAAGAGGgagataatttttaaaaaacatctTGTTCTATTGCCTTCAAAACTTCCTTGACATCAATTACAAGTATACAAAAAGTATGGAGTATGTACAGTTGACATTACTACAGCCTAAAATGGTTAGAACTGAACTATATACTAGACAAAATTGCAGATCAAAAAACTATATATTGAATTTTCAACGACGATTATTAGAAGTACCATAAGAAAATGTAGCTCAAAACTTTATGACTAACACTGATTGTCTTCTCTATTCGGACTTGCTGAATTGGATCGGGACTTGAATTTTTGCAGAACCTTGACTCCTATCCCTCATCTCCCTGGTCTCAATCAAATTTGCTCTATTTTGTACGGTTAAGGAAACGTTAGAGTGTTTCAATCATGAGATATATGTGGTCtcaatcatatacttatcctatTCACCATTAGGAGAAAGAATAAATGAATCATTTCCTTCTTCAGAACTAGAAGGAGCAGATGATCCGTTTGAAATTTCCTCTGCATCAGTCGAAAACAAAGAGGATGCCTCCGAATCTGTAGCTCCatttggaagaaaaatcaatGATTCATTGCTAGAACTAGACGAGGCGGAAGATTCATTTGAAACTCCTTCTCCAgcagaagaaaacaaagaggaTTCATCTGAATCTATGTCTCCATTTCGAGAGTATTCATCGCTAGAAACAGATGAACCGATTGAGCCTTCTCCTTCAGAACTCGAAAAACCATTGGACGATTCATCTGAATCGGATTCACTAACCACCCACGAGGCATTAAATTCGAGATGTTGGGACAAAAGTGGTGTATTACCATACGATACTGGGGAAACATTAACACGAAGTTCTTCCGCGTTCCACATCAGCAAGCAATTACCCTTCACGTCCACTGCTGAGCCATCTTCTCTGAACCTTCGAAATATCATTTCTGCACAATAAGAATCAGAGAAACCAAAGCACCTGACTATTCGATCGTCGTTGCTTAGCACAGAGGATTTATCGAATACAATCGCCATTGAAACATTGTTTTCGTAGCACGTGTCCTTTATTGCACGGATTGCATTCCGGTCCTCAGCATTCTCAATGCTTGTGCAAAGCAATTTCTTGGAGCAACGGGGCCCATCGCCAGCACGGGGAGTTATGGAAACCCAGCGCTGATTTCCCCTTTGATAATTCAAATGAGAGACTCTCACAGCAACGTCGATTCCAGAAACCTCTTCTCCCATATTGTAACACTTCGGCTTGCTTTCCATTCCATTCTCAACAAGCATAGCACCCTTAGGACTCATTTTCGTTTCTTCAATTAGCCTCGAGGGACTAGTGCTACCCGAGGAGCCAGCAAAGAACTCTATAGGAGAAAATGGCGTGATCGAACTTGTGGTTCCTTCATGACATTCTTCCGAACTTGTGGTCCCTTCATGACTTTCTTCCGAACTTGTGGTTTCTTCATGACTTTCTTCCGAACTTGTGGTACCTTCATGACTTTCTCCCGAACTTGTGGTTCCTTCATGACTTTCTTCTGAACCTGTGGTTCCTTCATGAGTTTCTGCAGGGAACGAGGTACGTGGTGACACATAAGAAACTGGGGCTGGTTGTCGACCCAAATGAGGACGATGGACTCGAATTGGACCAGAGTTGGAAGGTGTAGCCCGGTTGGGAGATCTTATCCGTTGATTGAGCTCAGGACAAGTCTTGCGGAAGTGTCCATATCTACCACAATGATAGCATTGCTGTGCTCGAGAATAAGACAATCCCACAAGTGGACCACCATTTATCTGAACGTGCAAAGGAAGATCCAAACATGTTGAACCTGTCAACAGAAACCAAAATCGAGGAGGTTTACCATTCAAAGTATCAACCATATAGACGGGGCAACCCAAGGGCTCGCAAACAGCATTGCCAATTTTAAGCACCGCGTTGTCTATGCAGTACTCAACAGGAAGCCCTTCCACGCGGGCTTCCACAAAGTCTCCAACAGCAAGAAGTGGCACTTTACCGAATTGGAAATTAGGCTCCCATT is a window of Lycium ferocissimum isolate CSIRO_LF1 chromosome 12, AGI_CSIRO_Lferr_CH_V1, whole genome shotgun sequence DNA encoding:
- the LOC132040456 gene encoding uncharacterized protein LOC132040456, which encodes MAFNLPNSPYNGPPPLVLEYSDDDMAQIHASAELTVFIQLFGRKMGCYQLGSCIHGFFNLDGRVEVTEHGHCRYSAKFSSQGDYDRAIQRSSWQISDHHVIEVYKWEPNFQFGKVPLLAVGDFVEARVEGLPVEYCIDNAVLKIGNAVCEPLGCPVYMVDTLNGKPPRFWFLLTGSTCLDLPLHVQINGGPLVGLSYSRAQQCYHCGRYGHFRKTCPELNQRIRSPNRATPSNSGPIRVHRPHLGRQPAPVSYVSPRTSFPAETHEGTTGSEESHEGTTSSGESHEGTTSSEESHEETTSSEESHEGTTSSEECHEGTTSSITPFSPIEFFAGSSGSTSPSRLIEETKMSPKGAMLVENGMESKPKCYNMGEEVSGIDVAVRVSHLNYQRGNQRWVSITPRAGDGPRCSKKLLCTSIENAEDRNAIRAIKDTCYENNVSMAIVFDKSSVLSNDDRIVRCFGFSDSYCAEMIFRRFREDGSAVDVKGNCLLMWNAEELRVNVSPVSYGNTPLLSQHLEFNASWVVSESDSDESSNGFSSSEGEGSIGSSVSSDEYSRNGDIDSDESSLFSSAGEGVSNESSASSSSSNESLIFLPNGATDSEASSLFSTDAEEISNGSSAPSSSEEGNDSFILSPNGE